The proteins below come from a single Stomoxys calcitrans chromosome 1, idStoCalc2.1, whole genome shotgun sequence genomic window:
- the LOC106095075 gene encoding bifunctional peptidase and arginyl-hydroxylase JMJD5 isoform X1, with amino-acid sequence MDTITKLTKFLPSFEEIQDILNDNPTAKYMLKKTLESLAAYNNKNNKHINTSELEECSFLVQALVDKTWEEIHTGNFSLVPINVRKTYALACYCRIVFLLIESMEKPQLEKCSEMLDEAMLLGYTPNIFENCRTFTDTLMEMFDSELDPTLELKLPILERMPRIAAKCDILQLDSPSVQEFNEKCFTAQMPALLLNTINHWPALDKWLNLNYILKLAGNRTVPIEIGSNYATDEWSQQLMKIKDFLKRQFPLEDVDPKDVEYLAQHELFEQIPQLKIDFTTPDYCSLGEHIENVDIKAWLGPKGTVSPMHYDPKHNILCQVFGSKRIILASPQDTEYLYPHESEFLSNTSQINAAALNMDEYPLLSRAKFYHLKLQPGDCLYLPPKWWHYVESESPSFSVSFWWE; translated from the exons atGGACACAATCACTAAACTGACTAAATTTCTTCCAAGTTTCGAGGAGATACAAGATATATTAAATGACAATCCTACCGCCAAATACATGTTAAAGAAAACCTTGGAGTCTCTGGCCGcctataacaacaaaaacaataaacataTAAATACGAGCGAATTGGAAGAATGCTCATTTTTGGTTCAGGCTTTAGTTGACAAAACATGGGAAGAAATACACACCGGAAATTTCAGTTTAGTGCCTATAAACGTTAGAAAAACATACGCTCTGGCCTGTTATTGTAGA ATTGTATTTCTTCTCATAGAGTCCATGGAAAAACCGCAGCTTGAAAAATGTAGTGAAATGCTGGATGAGGCTATGCTTTTAGGCTATACACCGAATATATTTGAGAATTGTCGAACATTTACGGATACATTGATggaaatgtttgacagtgagcTGG ATCCAACGTTAGAATTAAAACTGCCTATACTGGAGCGAATGCCGAGAATTGCGGCAAAATGCGATATCTTGCAGCTGGATAGCCCCTCGGTGCAAGAGTTCAATGAGAAATGCTTCACAGCCCAGATGCCAGCCCTTTTACTTAACACCATTAATCATTGGCCAGCTTTGGACAAATGGcttaatttgaattatatattaaaattagCTGGAAATCGTACTGTAcccatagaaattggttcaaattaTGCTACTGATGAGTGGTCACAACAGCTAATGAAAATCAAGGATTTTCTAAAACGTCAATTTCCCTTAGAAGATGTTGATCCAAAGGATGTTGAATACTTAGCTCAGCATGAACTATTTGAACAAATACCTCAGCTCAAAATCGACTTTACCACACCTGATTATTGTTCATTGGGTGAACACATAGAAAATGTCGACATTAAGGCCTGGTTGGGGCCTAAAGGAACAGTAAGCCCCATGCACTATGACCCAAAACATAATATTTTGTGCCAAGTTTTTGGTTCCAAACGTATCATTTTGGCCTCGCCCCAAGACACTGAATATTTATATCCCCATGAAAGTGAATTTTTATCCAACACATCTCAGATAAATGCAGCTGCTTTGAATATGGATGAGTATCCTCTTTTATCTAGGGCGAAATTTTATCATTTAAAATTGCAACCTGGCGATTGTTTGTACTTGCCACCGAAATGGTGGCATTATGTCGAATCCGAAAGTCCAAGTTTTTCTGTAAGTTTTTGGTGGGAGTAA
- the LOC106095077 gene encoding coatomer subunit alpha: MLTNFESKSARVKGLSFHPKRPWILTSLHSGVIQLWDYRMHTLLEKFDEHDGPVRSVAFHQQMPLFVSGGDDYKIKVWNYKQRRCIFTLLAHLDYVRTVAFHHEYPWILSASDDQTIRIWNWQSRNCICVLTGHNHYVMCAQFHPTEDQIVSASLDQTVRVWDISGLRKKNVAPGPGGLDEHLKGHPGATDLFGQADAVVKHVLEGHDRGVNWASFHPTLPLIVSGADDRLVKLWRMNEYKAWEVDTCRGHYNNVSCVLFHPRQDLIISNGEDRSIRVWDMTKRMCMYTFRRDGERFWILTAHPTLNLFAAGHDGGMVVFKLERERPAYAVHGNILYYVKDRFLRKLDFTTTKDTVVMQLRGGGRSPVHSMSYNPALNAVLLCTRTNNLENSTYDLCQIPKDAESQSENDSKRSSGITAIWVARNRFAVLDRNQQLVIKNFKNEVTKKIPTFCEEIFYAGTGMLLIRDPEFVTLYEVQRLVSVGCIKLAKCRYVVWSPDMSLVALLCKHSVTICDRRLQYLCTIQENCRVKSGAWDDSGVFIYTTSNHIKYAITNGDHGIIRTLDLPIYLTRVKGNQVFCLDRECRTRVLHIDPTEYKFKLALINRKYDEVLHMVRNARLLGQSIIAYLQQKGYPEVALHFVKDEKTRFGLALECGNIEIALEAAKALDDKECWERLGQAALLQGNHQIVEMCYQRTKNFDKLSFLYLITGNLEKLKKMNKIAEIRKDVSAQYQGALVLGDVKERVNILKNCGQMSLAYLTAATHGLDEQASNLAESITQEGNALPEINPDATLLKPPVPIQQVESNWPLLSVSKGFFEGAMLTRAGTSATARQALNVNADAALDVGAGDGWGADADLGLDEDGDDEMHDAIGEEGVEGVGEDGAGWDVGDDDLVVPEELASKIKASALDSGYYAAPNRGFSAPQHWANNSPLVLDHIKAGSFESAFRLLNEQLGIANFQPFKQLFMQNYACSSTSFTGMPNLASLSAYPLRNTNESNIKLQRPALGIKLNDLVQRLQAGYQLTTGGKFSEAVEKFHSILISIPLLVVDTKQDVAEAQQLLKICTEYILGLKMETARKGMPKSTLEEQKRLCELAAYFTHCKLQPVHQILTLRTALNMFFKLKNYKTAASFARRLLELGPRPEVAQQVRKILQACEVNPVDEHQLQYEEFNPFNICGISYTPLYRGKPEVNCPFCGASYDTQYKGKLCTVCEVSEIGKDCIGLRISNLQFR, encoded by the exons ATGCTGACAAATTTTGAATCAAAATCAGCTCGTGTCAAAGGCTTATCCTTCCATCCTAAACGGCCATGGATTCTAACAAGTTTACACAGTGGTGTGATCCAGCTTTGGGACTACCGGATGCACACacttttggaaaaattcgaCGAGCATGATGGCCCGGTGCGCAGCGTAGCATTTCACCAGCAAATGCCATTGTTTGTGTCTGGTGGCGATGATTACAAAATAAAGGTTTGGAATTACAAACAAAGGAGGTGCATTTTTACATTGTTGGCCCATTTGGATTATGTGAGGACTGTCGCCTTCCATCATGAATATCCATGGATATTAAGTGCCTCCGATGATCAAACCATTCGCATATGGAATTGGCAATCACGTAACTGTATTTGTGTATTGACCGGCCACAATCATTATGTGATGTGTGCTCAATTTCATCCCACGGAAGATCAAATCGTGTCGGCTTCGTTGGATCAAACAGTTAGGGTTTGGGATATATCGGGTCTGCGCAAGAAAAACGTTGCGCCAGGGCCTGGTGGATTGGATGAACATTTGAAAGGCCATCCTGGAGCAACTGATCTCTTTGGTCAAGCGGATGCGGTTGTTAAGCATGTGCTAGAAGGTCATGACCGAGGTGTTAATTGGGCAAGTTTCCATCCAACTTTACCGCTGATAGTCTCTGGTGCCGATGATAGACTGGTAAAATTGTGGCGCATGAACGAATACAAAGCCTGGGAAGTTGATACTTGCAGAGGTCATTATAACAATGTATCCTGTGTATTGTTCCATCCTCGTCAGGATCTTATTATATCAAATGGAGAAGATCGGAGTATTCGTGTGTGGGATATGACCAAACGCATGTGTATGTACACATTTAGGCGGGACGGAGAACGTTTTTGGATACTAACTGCTCATCCCACACTAAATCTTTTTGCCGCTGGTCACGACGGAG GTATGGTGGTGTTTAAGTTGGAGCGCGAGCGTCCCGCCTATGCCGTTCATGGTAATATTCTCTACTATGTGAAAGACCGATTCCTTCGAAAACTGGACTTTACGACAACTAAGGATACTGTTGTCATGCAGTTACGAGGTGGTGGAAGATCTCCTGTGCACAGCATGTCATATAATCCTGCACTTAATGCAGTACTGCTCTGCACACGAACAAATAACTTGGAGAACAGCACTTATGACTTGTGTCAAATACCCAAAGATGCTGAATCTCAGAGTGAAAATGATAGCAAACGCTCTTCTGGCATAACAGCCATATGGGTGGCAAGAAATAGATTTGCAGTATTGGACCGCAATCAACAGCTggtcatcaaaaatttcaagaacgAAGTAACCAAGAAAATACCCACATTCTGTGAAGAAATATTCTATGCCGGAACTGGAATGTTACTCATTCGTGATCCAGAATTCGTGACTCTTTATGAAGTGCAACGTCTGGTTTCCGTTGGTTGTATTAAGCTGGCCAAATGTCGATATGTAGTTTGGTCTCCAGATATGTCGCTTGTAGCTCTATTGTGCAAACATTCCGTCACAATTTGCGATAGGCGTTTGCAATACCTTTGCACAATACAGGAGAATTGTCGCGTAAAGTCTGGAGCTTGGGATGACTCAGgcgttttcatatataccaCCAGCAATCACATCAAATACGCCATCACCAATGGCGACCATGGCATAATAAGAACTTTGGATTTACCCATTTATCTAACGAGAGTCAAAGGCAATCAAGTATTTTGTTTGGATCGTGAATGCCGCACTCGTGTCCTACATATCGATCCAACTGAATACAAATTTAAGCTTGCCCTTATTAATAGGAAATACGACGAAGTTTTGCATATGGTGAGAAATGCTCGTTTGCTCGGACAAAGTATTATTGCCTACCTACAGCAAAAGGGCTACCCAGAGGTGGCCTTACACTTTGTGAAAGATGAAAAGACTCGATTTGGTTTGGCCCTGGAGTGTGGAAATATAGAAATCGCCTTAGAAGCTGCCAAAGCATTAGACGACAAAGAATGCTGGGAGCGATTGGGACAGGCCGCATTGCTACAGGGCAATCACCAGATTGTGGAAATGTGTTATCAACGCACTAAGAATTTCGATAAACTTAGTTTCCTTTACCTGATAACCGGCAATTTGGAAAAGCTGAAGAAAATGAATAAGATCGCTGAAATTAGAAAGGACGTATCGGCGCAGTACCAAGGGGCTTTAGTGTTGGGTGATGTAAAGGAAAGGGTCAATATCTTGAAAAATTGTGGTCAAATGTCACTGGCCTACCTTACGGCTGCTACGCATGGATTAGATGAACAGGCTTCAAACTTGGCGGAGTCAATCACACAGGAAGGTAACGCTTTGCCTGAGATAAATCCGGACGCCACGTTATTGAAGCCTCCCGTGCCCATACAGCAAGTGGAAAGCAACTGGCCACTATTAAGCGTCTCTAAAGGCTTCTTTGAAGGAGCTATGCTAACAAGAGCCGGAACCAGTGCTACTGCTAGACAAGCATTGAATGTAAACGCTGATGCGGCTCTTGATGTTGGTGCAGGAGACGGTTGGGGCGCTGATGCTGATTTGGGTCTCGACGAAGACGGCGATGATGAAATGCATGATGCCATTGGCGAGGAGGGAGTTGAGGGTGTGGGTGAAGACGGAGCTGGCTGGGATGTAGGAGATGATGATCTTGTGGTCCCCGAAGAACTCGCTTCGAAAATAAAGGCTTCCGCACTAGACAGTGGCTACTATGCAGCTCCCAATAGAGGATTTTCAGCACCACAACATTGGGCAAATAACTCTCCATTGGTTCTGGATCATATCAAAGCCGGTTCATTTGAATCTGCATTCCGTCTGCTTAACGAGCAGTTAGGTATTGCCAATTTCCAACCCTTCAAACaactttttatgcaaaattacgCCTGTTCGTCTACTAGCTTCACTGGTATGCCCAATTTGGCATCTCTCTCGGCTTATCCCCTAAGAAATACGAACGAATCAAACATTAAATTGCAGCGTCCTGCACTGGGCATTAAATTAAATGATCTTGTGCAGCGTTTACAAGCCGGTTATCAACTGACAACTGGCGGAAAGTTCTCAGAAGCTGTTGAAAAATTCCATTCTATTTTAATAAGCATTCCCCTTTTGGTAGTGGATACAAAACAAGATGTAGCTGAAGCTCAGCAGCTTTTGAAGATCTGCACGGAATATATATTGGGTCTGAAAATGGAAACGGCAAGGAAAGGTATGCCCAAATCAACGCTTGAGGAGCAAAAACGGTTATGTGAATTGGCCGCCTATTTCACTCATTGCAAATTACAACCTGTGCATCAAATTCTAACCTTGCGGACGGCCCTTAATATgtttttcaaattgaaaaattataagACAGCAGCCTCCTTTGCACGACGATTACTGGAATTGGGACCCAGACCCGAAGTGGCACAACAAGTTCGCAAAATATTGCAAGCTTGTGAGGTTAATCCTGTGGACGAGCATCAATTGCAGTATGAGGAATTCAATCCGTTTAATATCTGTGGCATAAGCTACACACCTCTGTATCGCGGCAAGCCGGAAGTAAATTGTCCATTCTGTGGGGCTTCTTACGACACTCAATACAAAGGAAAACTTTGTACCGTATGCGAAGTAAGTGAGATAGGCAAAGATTGTATAGGACTGCGGATATCCAATTTACAATTTAGATAA
- the LOC106094774 gene encoding B-cell receptor-associated protein 31 isoform X1, whose translation MSLVWTLIAGFLYAEIALVLLLVLPVASPYKWNRFFKSKFLAMLARQAHLYFFLIMGVLVLFLLDAIREMRKYSHHDHSSDVHLNVEMQHSMRLFRAQRNFYISGFAIFLVLVIRRLVTLISTQAGLLAQSEASMKQAASASAAARSMMAEKSTEKAKEATEDATLGEITKLKDRIHELTSELNREKKDKEALKSQAESLNKEYDRLTEEYSKLQKKITISGDGGKGGAKDD comes from the exons ATGAGTCTCGTCTGGACTTTGATAGCGGGCTTTCTCTATGCCGAAATAGCTTTAGTTCTACTCTTGGTATTGCCCGTGGCCAGCCCGTACAAATGGAACCGGTTcttcaaatcgaaatttctgGCGATGTTGGCCAGACAGGCTCACTTATATTTCTTCCTGATTATGGGTGTGCTTGTCCTCTTCCTTTTGGATGCGATACGTGAGATGCGTAAATATTCCCATCACGACCATAGCAGCGATGTTCATTTGAATGTGGAAATGCAACACAGCATGCGCTTATTCCGAGCCCAACGCAATTTCTATATATCTGGTTTTGCCATTTTCTTGGTCCTGGTGATACGCCGGCTGGTAACATTGATATCTACACAAGCTGGTCTGCTTGCCCAGAGTGAAGCCTCAATGAAACAGGCAGCCTCCGCATCGGCTGCTGCCAGATCGATGATGGCTGAAAAATCCACAGAAAAGGCTAAAGAAGCAACTGAAGATGCAACATTGGGAGAG ATTACAAAATTGAAAGATCGCATTCATGAGTTAACATCCGAGTTGAATCGCGAAAAGAAGGATAAGGAAGCTCTGAAGTCGCAAGCCGAAAGCTTAAACAAAGAATACGACCGTCTCACCGAGGAATACAGTAAACTGCAAAAGAAGATCACTATTAGTGGCGATGGGGGCAAGGGTGGAGCCAAGGATGATTAA
- the LOC106095076 gene encoding protein big brother: protein MNEAAALAGMIPYDAMGMGLYEQPKPRFIFKMPRVIPDQKSKFESDELFRRLSRESEVRYTGYRERSLEERQIRFQNGCREGHTEISCVTSGTNLQLVFNATQNPYIHDKECDFEKEPGKVHIKSYFIMNGVCVRFRGWLDLERLDGSGCVEFDERRAMHEDAILRDQIDRYNQRLREFEDSKRAYRENRAEDIEAVRRGVVPGGGMGVGAPNMWRR from the coding sequence ATGAATGAAGCGGCAGCACTAGCAGGAATGATTCCATACGATGCCATGGGTATGGGTCTCTACGAACAACCCAAGCCAAGATTCATTTTCAAAATGCCCCGTGTTATTCCCgatcaaaaatccaaatttgaaaGTGATGAATTATTTCGTCGATTAAGTCGTGAAAGTGAAGTAAGATATACAGGGTACCGTGAGAGGTCTCTGGAGGAAAGACAGATTCGTTTCCAAAATGGTTGCCGTGAGGGCCACACCGAGATCTCATGTGTAACATCTGGCACAAATTTACAATtggttttcaatgccactcagAATCCCTATATACATGATAAGGAGTGCGACTTTGAGAAAGAGCCTGGCAAGGTACACATCAAGTCTTATTTTATAATGAATGGGGTATGCGTTCGATTCCGTGGCTGGTTGGATTTAGAGCGCCTAGATGGCTCTGGCTGTGTGGAATTCGACGAACGCAGAGCAATGCACGAAGATGCCATTCTTCGGGATCAAATTGATAGATATAATCAGCGTCTACGGGAGTTTGAGGATTCAAAGAGGGCATACAGAGAGAATCGTGCCGAGGATATAGAAGCAGTTCGGCGTGGAGTTGTTCCCGGAGGAGGAATGGGTGTTGGAGCACCCAACATGTGGCGTCGTTAG
- the LOC106095075 gene encoding bifunctional peptidase and arginyl-hydroxylase JMJD5 isoform X3 — protein sequence MGRNTHRKFQFSAYKQSMEKPQLEKCSEMLDEAMLLGYTPNIFENCRTFTDTLMEMFDSELDPTLELKLPILERMPRIAAKCDILQLDSPSVQEFNEKCFTAQMPALLLNTINHWPALDKWLNLNYILKLAGNRTVPIEIGSNYATDEWSQQLMKIKDFLKRQFPLEDVDPKDVEYLAQHELFEQIPQLKIDFTTPDYCSLGEHIENVDIKAWLGPKGTVSPMHYDPKHNILCQVFGSKRIILASPQDTEYLYPHESEFLSNTSQINAAALNMDEYPLLSRAKFYHLKLQPGDCLYLPPKWWHYVESESPSFSVSFWWE from the exons ATGGGAAGAAATACACACCGGAAATTTCAGTTTAGTGCCTATAAAC AGTCCATGGAAAAACCGCAGCTTGAAAAATGTAGTGAAATGCTGGATGAGGCTATGCTTTTAGGCTATACACCGAATATATTTGAGAATTGTCGAACATTTACGGATACATTGATggaaatgtttgacagtgagcTGG ATCCAACGTTAGAATTAAAACTGCCTATACTGGAGCGAATGCCGAGAATTGCGGCAAAATGCGATATCTTGCAGCTGGATAGCCCCTCGGTGCAAGAGTTCAATGAGAAATGCTTCACAGCCCAGATGCCAGCCCTTTTACTTAACACCATTAATCATTGGCCAGCTTTGGACAAATGGcttaatttgaattatatattaaaattagCTGGAAATCGTACTGTAcccatagaaattggttcaaattaTGCTACTGATGAGTGGTCACAACAGCTAATGAAAATCAAGGATTTTCTAAAACGTCAATTTCCCTTAGAAGATGTTGATCCAAAGGATGTTGAATACTTAGCTCAGCATGAACTATTTGAACAAATACCTCAGCTCAAAATCGACTTTACCACACCTGATTATTGTTCATTGGGTGAACACATAGAAAATGTCGACATTAAGGCCTGGTTGGGGCCTAAAGGAACAGTAAGCCCCATGCACTATGACCCAAAACATAATATTTTGTGCCAAGTTTTTGGTTCCAAACGTATCATTTTGGCCTCGCCCCAAGACACTGAATATTTATATCCCCATGAAAGTGAATTTTTATCCAACACATCTCAGATAAATGCAGCTGCTTTGAATATGGATGAGTATCCTCTTTTATCTAGGGCGAAATTTTATCATTTAAAATTGCAACCTGGCGATTGTTTGTACTTGCCACCGAAATGGTGGCATTATGTCGAATCCGAAAGTCCAAGTTTTTCTGTAAGTTTTTGGTGGGAGTAA
- the LOC106094774 gene encoding B-cell receptor-associated protein 31 isoform X2: MSLIWTLIDVFLFIELVIVLLLTLPIASATTWNRFFKSQFLAMLAKQAHLYFSMIIGLLVLSLIEALREMRKYSFEGGQEEEQHLDVEMQQHMRLFRAQRNFYISGFAIFLVMVIKRLINLISHQAFLLAESEASMKQAESATRRARALLDVRPIRKVTGEEVTEITKLKDRIHELTSELNREKKDKEALKSQAESLNKEYDRLTEEYSKLQKKITISGDGGKGGAKDD; this comes from the exons ATGAGTTTAATTTGGACCCTTATTGATGTATTTCTATTCATAGAGTTAGTAATTGTGCTTTTACTAACGTTGCCAATTGCAAGCGCCACAACATGGAACCGTTTCTTTAAGTCCCAATTCTTGGCCATGTTGGcaaaacaggcgcatttatactTTAGCATGATCATCGGTCTTTTGGTGCTGTCTTTGATTGAGGCGTTGCGTGAAATGCGTAAATATTCATTTGAAGGCGGTCAGGAGGAAGAGCAGCACTTGGATGTAGAAATGCAACAACATATGCGTTTATTCCGGGCGCAGCGCAACTTCTATATATCGGGATTTGCTATATTTCTTGTAATGGTAATCAAACGTTTAATCAACTTAATTTCTCATCAAGCATTCTTATTGGCCGAAAGTGAAGCATCGATGAAACAAGCTGAATCGGCCACAAGAAGGGCAAGAGCGCTATTGGATGTGAGACCAATAAGAAAAGTCACTGGAGAAGAAGTAACTGAA ATTACAAAATTGAAAGATCGCATTCATGAGTTAACATCCGAGTTGAATCGCGAAAAGAAGGATAAGGAAGCTCTGAAGTCGCAAGCCGAAAGCTTAAACAAAGAATACGACCGTCTCACCGAGGAATACAGTAAACTGCAAAAGAAGATCACTATTAGTGGCGATGGGGGCAAGGGTGGAGCCAAGGATGATTAA
- the LOC106095075 gene encoding bifunctional peptidase and arginyl-hydroxylase JMJD5 isoform X2 yields MDTITKLTKFLPSFEEIQDILNDNPTAKYMLKKTLESLAAYNNKNNKHINTSELEECSFLVQALVDKTWEEIHTGNFSLVPINVRKTYALACYCRVRQFYESMEKPQLEKCSEMLDEAMLLGYTPNIFENCRTFTDTLMEMFDSELDPTLELKLPILERMPRIAAKCDILQLDSPSVQEFNEKCFTAQMPALLLNTINHWPALDKWLNLNYILKLAGNRTVPIEIGSNYATDEWSQQLMKIKDFLKRQFPLEDVDPKDVEYLAQHELFEQIPQLKIDFTTPDYCSLGEHIENVDIKAWLGPKGTVSPMHYDPKHNILCQVFGSKRIILASPQDTEYLYPHESEFLSNTSQINAAALNMDEYPLLSRAKFYHLKLQPGDCLYLPPKWWHYVESESPSFSVSFWWE; encoded by the exons atGGACACAATCACTAAACTGACTAAATTTCTTCCAAGTTTCGAGGAGATACAAGATATATTAAATGACAATCCTACCGCCAAATACATGTTAAAGAAAACCTTGGAGTCTCTGGCCGcctataacaacaaaaacaataaacataTAAATACGAGCGAATTGGAAGAATGCTCATTTTTGGTTCAGGCTTTAGTTGACAAAACATGGGAAGAAATACACACCGGAAATTTCAGTTTAGTGCCTATAAACGTTAGAAAAACATACGCTCTGGCCTGTTATTGTAGAGTAAGACAATTCTATG AGTCCATGGAAAAACCGCAGCTTGAAAAATGTAGTGAAATGCTGGATGAGGCTATGCTTTTAGGCTATACACCGAATATATTTGAGAATTGTCGAACATTTACGGATACATTGATggaaatgtttgacagtgagcTGG ATCCAACGTTAGAATTAAAACTGCCTATACTGGAGCGAATGCCGAGAATTGCGGCAAAATGCGATATCTTGCAGCTGGATAGCCCCTCGGTGCAAGAGTTCAATGAGAAATGCTTCACAGCCCAGATGCCAGCCCTTTTACTTAACACCATTAATCATTGGCCAGCTTTGGACAAATGGcttaatttgaattatatattaaaattagCTGGAAATCGTACTGTAcccatagaaattggttcaaattaTGCTACTGATGAGTGGTCACAACAGCTAATGAAAATCAAGGATTTTCTAAAACGTCAATTTCCCTTAGAAGATGTTGATCCAAAGGATGTTGAATACTTAGCTCAGCATGAACTATTTGAACAAATACCTCAGCTCAAAATCGACTTTACCACACCTGATTATTGTTCATTGGGTGAACACATAGAAAATGTCGACATTAAGGCCTGGTTGGGGCCTAAAGGAACAGTAAGCCCCATGCACTATGACCCAAAACATAATATTTTGTGCCAAGTTTTTGGTTCCAAACGTATCATTTTGGCCTCGCCCCAAGACACTGAATATTTATATCCCCATGAAAGTGAATTTTTATCCAACACATCTCAGATAAATGCAGCTGCTTTGAATATGGATGAGTATCCTCTTTTATCTAGGGCGAAATTTTATCATTTAAAATTGCAACCTGGCGATTGTTTGTACTTGCCACCGAAATGGTGGCATTATGTCGAATCCGAAAGTCCAAGTTTTTCTGTAAGTTTTTGGTGGGAGTAA